One genomic region from Pelagicoccus sp. SDUM812003 encodes:
- a CDS encoding MFS transporter has product MQSTASTFSPPPLTSDTASMSSTSQLPSASPSNGKELRVWLTLFLVTLISSSQSSFSIIGLPMHAKSIGFSASQLSLLLGAFPFCAAVSAIVNGPVSDFYGRKRALLLGLISLGITLSLHPFATTFETLLFLRACAGFSAGLLTGLPSLLLSDSFGRERQQPLIGRSLSGYAIGQTIAIPLGIALIDLSGYLALNAYLGILALVLAPFARQLLPSATHRYQSPNYSFKRYGQETKTLFRNKRFRGLIATSGISFVATSLFYVTFAQWLFDDAGLRPYQIAPMYILAGLAQVFALAYMSQRNASRAPEKNAAISFLVNAVLFSLFLIAFHDLRWAAFLFALSLGAIALRIPSIHHLLNLSGPDTLKGLRMSMAQSCNHLGRAIGVSFASLLFPVVSADLLMLAAGLALLPSAAFFALSRPIDGAEEKSSPEYAAKLEK; this is encoded by the coding sequence ATGCAATCCACCGCTTCCACTTTCAGCCCTCCGCCGCTGACAAGCGACACCGCCTCGATGAGCTCGACTAGCCAACTCCCTTCAGCGTCCCCCTCGAATGGCAAGGAGCTGCGGGTTTGGCTAACCCTGTTCCTAGTTACGCTCATCTCCTCCTCGCAAAGCTCCTTCTCCATCATCGGGCTTCCCATGCATGCGAAGTCGATCGGGTTCAGCGCCTCCCAGCTCAGCTTGCTGCTGGGGGCATTTCCGTTTTGCGCCGCTGTGTCAGCCATCGTAAACGGACCCGTATCCGATTTCTATGGACGCAAGCGCGCCCTTCTGCTCGGTCTCATCTCCCTAGGGATCACCCTTTCGCTCCACCCCTTCGCAACCACCTTCGAGACCCTGCTTTTCCTGCGAGCATGCGCCGGCTTTTCCGCCGGTCTGCTTACCGGGCTTCCTTCGCTTCTCTTGAGCGACTCCTTTGGCCGCGAGCGTCAGCAACCGCTTATCGGACGCAGCCTTTCGGGCTACGCCATCGGACAAACCATCGCCATACCGCTCGGCATCGCCTTGATCGACCTAAGTGGCTACCTCGCTCTCAACGCCTATCTCGGAATCCTCGCTCTAGTCTTGGCGCCCTTCGCGCGGCAGTTGCTTCCCTCCGCCACTCATCGGTATCAATCGCCCAACTACAGTTTCAAACGCTACGGGCAGGAGACCAAGACGCTCTTTCGCAACAAGCGCTTCCGCGGCCTTATCGCCACCAGCGGGATCAGTTTCGTAGCGACCTCGCTGTTCTACGTCACATTCGCTCAATGGCTTTTCGACGATGCCGGACTTCGGCCCTACCAGATCGCGCCCATGTACATCCTCGCAGGCTTAGCCCAAGTCTTCGCCCTCGCCTACATGAGCCAGCGCAACGCCAGCAGGGCTCCCGAAAAGAACGCAGCGATCTCCTTTCTGGTCAACGCGGTCCTCTTCTCGCTTTTCCTCATCGCCTTTCACGACCTGCGCTGGGCCGCCTTCCTCTTCGCCCTCTCTCTGGGCGCCATCGCCCTACGGATCCCGTCGATCCACCACCTGCTCAACCTTTCCGGCCCAGACACGCTGAAAGGGCTGCGAATGAGCATGGCTCAAAGCTGCAACCACCTTGGTCGAGCGATCGGCGTCTCCTTTGCGAGCTTGCTCTTCCCCGTCGTCTCCGCGGATTTGCTGATGCTGGCCGCGGGTTTGGCCCTGCTGCCAAGCGCGGCATTTTTCGCTCTGAGCCGGCCCATCGACGGAGCCGAGGAAAAATCCAGCCCAGAGTACGCCGCGAAACTGGAAAAGTAG
- a CDS encoding flavin monoamine oxidase family protein: MSKPEKLTRRNFIRQVGAYGGCAFTTLTALGLLTQATGFGADLSDLPHIGNKSKKRVLILGAGIAGLTTAYELGKLGFDCVILEPRAKAGGRSITIRRGDKITETNGYSQTCAFDEGLYYNPGPSRFPQWHVTMDYCRELGVEIEPFVNLNENAFYYSEGDVGPLAGKRTRIREVKTDLRGYTAELLAKVAEQDKLDQELSAEDKEALLDFLHYEGGLNRSHEYTGHNRRGYKVWPGGGLQEGEMDDPYQLSELLQSGFGNLFHRANEYQYQSQMFTPKGGMDKIPMALAEKLKGKIVYGAQVKEIRRTDPGSRIVYSHQGEDKELTGDFCVCTIPPTILRKLQTDFSPMLKNTLNIVPFQNSGKIGMQFKRRFWEEDDRVFGGITWTNLPVAEVWYPSNGFLGSKGVMGGYYTFGPVSDQLGKMSPEERTEFALSYGEKIHPQYREEFENAVSINWATLPHIEGCLAHFPQAMLKTFYPLLIKPEGELYIAASWASHLGGWQAGAFEAARLTTKSIHERAMAS; this comes from the coding sequence ATGTCTAAACCAGAAAAACTCACTCGCCGGAACTTCATCCGGCAAGTCGGAGCGTACGGCGGCTGTGCCTTCACCACATTGACCGCGCTTGGCCTGCTCACCCAAGCCACCGGATTCGGTGCCGATCTTTCCGATTTGCCCCACATTGGAAACAAGTCCAAGAAGCGCGTCCTCATACTAGGGGCGGGCATCGCCGGACTCACCACCGCCTACGAGCTCGGAAAGCTGGGCTTCGACTGCGTGATACTCGAGCCCCGAGCCAAAGCGGGTGGACGAAGCATCACGATCCGTCGGGGCGACAAGATTACGGAAACCAACGGGTACTCCCAAACCTGCGCGTTCGACGAGGGGCTCTACTACAACCCGGGCCCCTCCCGCTTTCCGCAATGGCACGTCACCATGGACTACTGCCGCGAGCTGGGCGTGGAGATCGAGCCGTTCGTGAACCTCAACGAAAACGCGTTCTACTACAGCGAGGGGGACGTTGGTCCGCTCGCTGGCAAGCGCACGCGTATCCGTGAAGTCAAGACAGACCTTAGGGGCTATACCGCCGAACTGCTGGCTAAGGTGGCCGAGCAGGACAAGCTCGATCAGGAGCTTTCAGCCGAAGACAAGGAAGCGCTGCTGGACTTTCTCCACTATGAAGGCGGCTTGAATCGATCCCATGAATACACCGGCCACAATCGCCGCGGCTACAAGGTATGGCCGGGCGGCGGCCTGCAGGAGGGCGAGATGGACGACCCCTACCAACTCTCCGAACTGCTTCAGTCGGGATTCGGCAACCTCTTTCATCGGGCCAACGAGTACCAGTATCAGTCCCAAATGTTCACGCCCAAGGGCGGCATGGACAAGATCCCGATGGCCTTGGCCGAAAAGCTGAAAGGCAAAATCGTCTACGGAGCCCAAGTGAAGGAGATCCGCCGAACAGATCCTGGCTCGCGCATCGTCTACTCCCACCAGGGAGAGGACAAGGAGCTCACCGGCGATTTCTGCGTTTGCACCATCCCACCGACCATCCTGCGGAAGCTGCAAACGGACTTTTCGCCGATGCTTAAAAATACGCTCAACATCGTTCCGTTCCAGAACTCCGGAAAGATCGGCATGCAATTCAAACGGCGCTTCTGGGAGGAGGACGATCGCGTCTTCGGCGGAATCACCTGGACGAATCTTCCCGTCGCCGAAGTTTGGTATCCATCAAATGGATTCCTAGGCAGCAAAGGCGTCATGGGCGGCTACTACACCTTCGGCCCTGTATCGGATCAGCTGGGAAAGATGTCGCCCGAAGAGCGAACCGAGTTCGCCTTATCCTACGGGGAAAAGATCCATCCCCAATACCGCGAGGAATTCGAAAACGCCGTCTCCATCAACTGGGCCACACTTCCACACATAGAGGGCTGCCTCGCCCACTTCCCCCAGGCCATGCTCAAGACCTTCTACCCACTTCTCATAAAACCGGAAGGCGAACTGTACATAGCTGCCAGCTGGGCCTCCCACCTAGGAGGCTGGCAGGCTGGGGCCTTCGAAGCCGCAAGATTGACAACCAAGAGCATCCATGAACGCGCAATGGCCTCCTAA
- the amt gene encoding ammonium transporter, producing the protein MNRTFPRLKSILLVVLTALAVSSVFDATLLAQHRVTEGAYDEYIDTITAEESFFTISNLWLLVCAAMVFMMHLGFATLESGLTRSKNTINILFKNLFVISSGLLLFALFGFRTMYPGYEFNGFASFGFWIGVNPEDYLDLMSAKYANYSWWTDFIFQAMFAATAATIVSGAVAERVKLSSFMVFTVLIVGFAYPVAGSWEWGAGWLDRNGFHDFAGSSIVHSFGGFAALACVLILGPRIGKYGADGSNRPILGHSMPLAAIGVFLLWFGWFGFNGGSVLSAHPEMTGLVVTNTALAGAAGCLSCMMVTQIMLKKPDISMGLNGVLAGLVGITAGADSMMPAPAVLVGAIAGALVVVSILFFDKLKIDDPVGAISVHGVCGMWGTLAVGIFGEATFLWQLIGSLSYALFAFIFSFIVFYLIKLVMGVRVSAEEESIGLDISEHGQEAYATDNRS; encoded by the coding sequence ATGAACCGCACCTTTCCCCGCCTGAAATCCATCCTTCTCGTCGTGCTGACGGCGCTCGCTGTCAGCTCCGTATTCGATGCCACACTACTCGCTCAGCACAGAGTGACTGAAGGGGCCTACGACGAATACATCGACACGATCACCGCCGAGGAATCCTTCTTCACCATCAGCAATCTCTGGCTCCTCGTCTGCGCCGCCATGGTCTTCATGATGCACCTGGGCTTCGCCACGCTCGAATCCGGCCTCACGCGCTCGAAGAACACCATCAACATCCTCTTCAAGAACCTGTTCGTCATTAGCAGCGGGCTGCTGCTTTTCGCTCTATTCGGGTTCAGAACCATGTATCCAGGATATGAATTCAACGGATTCGCCAGCTTCGGTTTCTGGATCGGAGTGAATCCGGAGGACTACCTGGACCTGATGAGCGCCAAATACGCCAACTACAGCTGGTGGACGGACTTCATCTTTCAAGCAATGTTCGCCGCCACCGCCGCCACCATCGTCTCCGGAGCCGTGGCCGAACGCGTGAAGCTCAGCAGCTTCATGGTCTTCACCGTGTTGATCGTCGGTTTCGCCTACCCGGTAGCGGGCTCCTGGGAATGGGGAGCAGGTTGGCTGGATCGCAACGGCTTTCACGACTTCGCCGGCTCCTCCATCGTTCACTCCTTCGGCGGATTCGCCGCTCTCGCCTGCGTACTCATCCTCGGACCGCGCATTGGAAAATACGGAGCGGACGGCTCGAACCGTCCTATCCTCGGCCACAGCATGCCCTTGGCGGCCATCGGCGTCTTTCTCCTTTGGTTCGGCTGGTTCGGCTTCAACGGGGGCTCGGTGCTCAGCGCCCATCCGGAAATGACCGGACTAGTCGTGACCAATACCGCCCTGGCCGGAGCAGCGGGATGCTTGAGCTGCATGATGGTGACTCAAATCATGCTCAAGAAACCGGATATCTCCATGGGTCTAAACGGCGTGCTGGCGGGCCTGGTGGGCATCACCGCAGGAGCTGATTCCATGATGCCCGCTCCCGCCGTCCTGGTCGGAGCGATCGCCGGAGCCCTGGTGGTGGTTTCCATACTCTTCTTTGACAAGCTGAAGATCGACGATCCGGTAGGCGCCATTTCCGTTCACGGGGTATGCGGCATGTGGGGCACGCTCGCTGTGGGCATTTTCGGTGAAGCGACCTTTCTATGGCAGCTCATCGGCTCCCTATCCTACGCGCTATTCGCCTTCATTTTCTCCTTCATCGTCTTCTATCTTATCAAGCTGGTCATGGGAGTCCGCGTGAGCGCGGAGGAGGAATCGATCGGGCTGGACATCTCCGAGCACGGCCAGGAAGCCTACGCCACGGACAATCGATCCTAA
- a CDS encoding histidinol-phosphate transaminase: protein MSTKLDSNESGLRPFSKLASLFVAATLAAAPHVSFAQHEVDDDAGDRGPIKINGNENAFGYSQMAMMAIMQELPDINRYAWEETKALIDAIAARELVPADYVVPTAGSGPVLQMAAMAYAAPGKNVVSVEPGYTQLVRTFEAFGGDVKTVPLNDKLEYDLEALKGAIDEDTVMVYLCNPNNPTGTTVDPDALKSFIKELPEDIVAFVDEAYLELADGGLEKNSMIGLVREGENIILARTFSKVYGMAGLRVGYGIMKPDTKSKLRKFSMGGPNKLGCVAGVASLQDTMFFEESVNSYRTVRKMVTDKLDELGVEYAEPQGSFVFMKTGIPIEKFQEMMEAEQVLVGRPFPPMLDWCRVSIGTEEEMSTFLSVFESVMRSQGKI, encoded by the coding sequence ATGTCTACAAAACTGGATTCGAATGAATCGGGCCTCCGCCCGTTCTCAAAACTCGCGTCGCTTTTCGTAGCGGCGACTCTGGCTGCAGCGCCTCACGTAAGCTTTGCCCAGCACGAAGTTGACGATGACGCGGGCGATCGCGGCCCTATCAAGATCAATGGAAACGAAAACGCCTTCGGTTACTCCCAGATGGCCATGATGGCTATCATGCAGGAGCTGCCCGATATCAATCGGTACGCTTGGGAGGAGACCAAGGCCCTCATCGATGCGATTGCAGCTCGCGAGCTCGTGCCAGCCGACTACGTGGTACCGACAGCCGGCTCGGGACCGGTGCTGCAGATGGCGGCGATGGCCTACGCTGCGCCCGGAAAGAATGTCGTGTCAGTGGAGCCTGGATACACGCAGCTTGTTAGGACCTTTGAGGCGTTTGGCGGCGATGTGAAGACCGTGCCGTTGAACGACAAGCTGGAGTACGATCTCGAAGCGCTCAAGGGGGCCATCGATGAGGACACGGTGATGGTCTACCTTTGCAATCCGAACAATCCGACTGGAACCACGGTCGATCCGGATGCTTTGAAAAGCTTCATCAAGGAGCTGCCCGAGGATATCGTAGCCTTCGTCGACGAAGCCTACCTCGAGCTCGCCGACGGCGGCTTGGAAAAGAACAGCATGATTGGCTTGGTCCGTGAAGGTGAGAACATCATTCTCGCCCGCACGTTTTCCAAGGTTTATGGCATGGCGGGTTTGCGTGTTGGATACGGTATCATGAAGCCTGATACGAAGTCCAAGCTGCGCAAGTTCAGCATGGGCGGACCGAACAAGCTCGGTTGCGTCGCCGGTGTGGCGTCCTTGCAGGACACGATGTTCTTCGAGGAAAGCGTAAACAGCTACCGCACGGTGCGCAAAATGGTGACCGACAAGCTCGACGAGCTCGGCGTGGAGTACGCTGAGCCGCAAGGAAGCTTCGTTTTCATGAAGACCGGGATCCCGATCGAGAAATTCCAGGAAATGATGGAAGCTGAGCAAGTGCTGGTGGGTCGACCGTTCCCGCCGATGCTCGATTGGTGCCGGGTGAGCATCGGGACCGAAGAGGAAATGTCCACCTTCCTCAGCGTTTTCGAAAGCGTCATGCGTTCGCAGGGCAAGATCTAA
- a CDS encoding cytochrome c: MNAQWPPKRLAGALGAAFASSLLLGVLEAEDSPTLNAELVEKGRASYAMFCQACHGPEDPTIDSPSNLFDLKWHHGDGSVENIEKSIRDGIVEKGMPAWGQMISDEEINALLQYLNSFQTKETASK, from the coding sequence ATGAACGCGCAATGGCCTCCTAAGCGCCTCGCAGGCGCCTTGGGAGCCGCGTTCGCTTCGAGCCTGCTCCTTGGCGTCCTTGAGGCGGAAGACTCCCCTACTCTAAACGCGGAGCTCGTCGAGAAAGGACGGGCTTCCTACGCCATGTTCTGCCAGGCCTGCCACGGTCCGGAGGATCCGACCATCGATTCTCCAAGCAACCTCTTCGACCTGAAGTGGCACCACGGCGACGGCAGCGTCGAAAACATAGAAAAGAGCATCCGCGACGGAATCGTCGAAAAAGGCATGCCCGCATGGGGCCAAATGATTTCCGACGAGGAAATCAACGCCCTCCTCCAATACCTGAACAGCTTTCAAACGAAAGAAACCGCTTCCAAATGA
- a CDS encoding histidinol-phosphate transaminase: protein MRNKTRRQWLKQVGLGTLGLGLSSRVMGQAVDAAAERIARYPELKYINLAGNENPFGPSRRVTLTIMKEVSNSCRYPFREEVILKERIAELEGVDPDNVLLGNGCDEILSMAGDVYGKPGATLVATQPTYLQLMHYAEKNGARVEWVPHSESMHHDLSAMLKAVHEQEADLVYVCNPDTPSGTVLPPSEIRSFCIQASEHCPVFLDEVYLELLDDYRQQTQTALVKEGYPVIIGRSFSKMHGLAGHRVGYALGRPDLLEALEERRMSSLGYLGVMSAITSLDDERFHEESRRLIRQGRERFCSLLEDLDLAYTPSVGNFVFHRTGIEIRAFQALMKEKGFLVGRPFPPYDDWCRISIGTVQEMAAYEEAMREVFA, encoded by the coding sequence ATGAGGAATAAGACGCGTCGCCAATGGTTGAAGCAAGTGGGGCTCGGTACCCTTGGGTTGGGTTTGAGCTCTCGGGTGATGGGGCAGGCTGTGGATGCGGCTGCGGAACGCATCGCACGGTATCCAGAGCTAAAATACATAAACCTCGCGGGAAACGAAAATCCCTTCGGGCCTTCGCGTCGCGTCACCTTGACCATCATGAAGGAGGTTTCCAACAGCTGCCGCTACCCATTTCGCGAGGAGGTTATTCTGAAGGAGCGCATCGCGGAGTTGGAAGGTGTGGATCCTGACAACGTTCTATTGGGCAACGGTTGCGACGAGATTCTCTCCATGGCGGGGGACGTCTACGGAAAGCCGGGCGCGACCTTGGTGGCGACGCAGCCTACCTATCTTCAACTGATGCACTATGCGGAGAAAAACGGGGCGCGCGTGGAGTGGGTCCCGCACAGCGAGAGCATGCATCATGATTTGTCGGCGATGTTGAAAGCGGTCCACGAGCAAGAGGCCGATCTGGTCTACGTCTGCAATCCGGACACCCCTAGCGGCACCGTTTTGCCACCTAGCGAAATACGTTCCTTTTGTATCCAGGCTTCGGAACATTGCCCGGTGTTTTTGGATGAAGTCTATCTGGAGCTGCTCGACGACTACAGGCAGCAGACCCAAACGGCTCTGGTGAAGGAAGGCTACCCGGTTATCATCGGGCGGTCGTTTTCCAAGATGCATGGCTTGGCGGGACATCGAGTGGGCTACGCTCTGGGGCGCCCGGATCTGCTGGAGGCGCTGGAAGAGCGGCGCATGTCGAGCCTTGGCTATCTAGGGGTGATGTCGGCCATCACGAGTCTGGACGACGAGCGGTTTCATGAGGAGTCGCGTCGCCTGATTCGTCAAGGGCGGGAGCGGTTCTGCTCGCTGCTGGAGGATCTTGACCTGGCCTATACGCCGTCGGTCGGAAACTTCGTTTTCCATCGCACCGGTATCGAAATCCGGGCGTTTCAAGCCTTGATGAAGGAAAAGGGGTTTCTGGTAGGCCGTCCCTTCCCCCCTTACGACGACTGGTGTCGCATCAGCATCGGCACGGTGCAGGAGATGGCGGCGTACGAGGAAGCCATGAGGGAGGTGTTCGCCTAG
- a CDS encoding outer membrane beta-barrel protein produces MKLFQRIPHAVAGTAIACCVHAADSPIQLNAKPALKNQTATQQSAARSLGADETNSSPRERGRILVKRNPIASEYQVFGDLGSSPGADADAEGVDYRAYFPTHNPLDRSSASFTVGASLNYNNLSGIAEPGAELSFTKPLSDRWTLSAQFRSNASDRLIEHYEAVWKPYFSDSSDPLFQLDRPRYSFDSIFTRNQVGALQIGHQLTENHAIYFKTYYQDYFDNSYRNRIEYQVAAGVIDPSSIDAKEDGSIIKADVTNARTRRYFGDTDNTRSRQHTTFGGSYEGSVWNVDYSVYSQKWDLDRTWYNWNFNDTGVDLSYDASSIYFPIVESSNLDPTNQETARFSSVRIHDNATRDRDLVGRIDAERRLEIGERAYWIQTGLLWRQKERAVREGRDVFTADSTNPFNLDQVAYDQPAGTILDGRYELQSGLDPLKGRQLIASNPELFAFSSYRSELESLPQAYDAEETVTSSYILGLTQIDDWSIEAGLRYERTETATRGTNSIPEAVNDPDEGAFLKELIDPNNGDVYVIKDLYSGNSYDNLLPSVEIGKELSRESSIKASYFQLLMRPQYFNIVDYRRISVPTQSISEGNPLLQPTLIDNFRLAWTIENERIGAFSAEAYLIEIENFFYGAVSTESILENGDAKDYRVSRVENGDSGTIKGLQLQWKKSLQGPLFYEKGDLSLAYTYSDSEAQVATRSESMLVPERSEHLLKATFSGSVGKLRNDLTVTYQSAALDDVGTNEEEDVYRKAFITTSLNTSYQLSDGRSLYLRLSNLTNHPERSFENSPYRVSRNQYSSWIGVFGFRQRF; encoded by the coding sequence ATGAAGCTTTTCCAACGCATTCCTCACGCGGTGGCGGGAACGGCTATTGCGTGTTGCGTCCATGCAGCCGATAGCCCGATCCAGCTCAACGCCAAACCCGCCCTCAAGAACCAGACCGCGACGCAGCAAAGCGCCGCTCGCTCTCTCGGAGCAGACGAAACCAACTCGAGTCCACGCGAGCGTGGACGGATCCTGGTGAAACGAAATCCGATCGCTTCGGAGTATCAGGTTTTTGGTGACTTAGGCTCTAGCCCCGGCGCTGACGCGGACGCAGAAGGGGTGGACTACAGAGCGTATTTTCCCACCCACAATCCCCTGGATCGCTCGTCGGCGTCCTTCACGGTCGGGGCCAGCTTGAACTACAACAACCTCTCCGGAATCGCCGAACCGGGAGCGGAGTTGAGCTTCACGAAACCTCTCTCCGATCGCTGGACGCTCTCCGCCCAGTTTCGCAGCAACGCGTCCGATCGCTTGATCGAACACTACGAAGCCGTGTGGAAGCCCTACTTCAGCGACAGCTCCGATCCGCTCTTCCAATTGGATAGACCTCGCTACTCCTTCGACTCCATCTTCACCCGCAACCAAGTGGGAGCGCTGCAGATCGGCCACCAGCTCACCGAAAACCACGCCATCTATTTCAAGACCTACTATCAGGACTACTTCGACAACTCCTACCGAAACCGCATCGAATACCAGGTGGCGGCGGGCGTTATCGACCCGAGCAGCATCGATGCGAAAGAGGACGGCTCGATCATCAAAGCGGACGTGACAAACGCCCGCACGCGACGCTACTTCGGAGACACCGACAATACGCGCAGCCGCCAGCACACCACGTTCGGAGGAAGCTACGAGGGATCGGTTTGGAATGTCGACTACTCCGTCTACTCCCAGAAATGGGACCTGGATCGAACGTGGTACAACTGGAACTTCAACGACACTGGAGTCGATCTCAGCTACGATGCCAGCTCCATCTATTTCCCGATAGTGGAAAGCAGCAACCTCGACCCAACGAATCAGGAAACAGCCCGTTTCTCCAGCGTGCGTATCCATGATAACGCTACACGAGACCGAGATCTAGTAGGCCGCATCGACGCCGAGCGGCGCCTCGAGATCGGCGAGCGCGCCTACTGGATACAAACCGGCCTGCTTTGGCGACAGAAGGAACGGGCCGTCCGGGAGGGAAGAGACGTCTTCACCGCCGATTCCACAAACCCTTTCAACCTCGATCAAGTCGCTTACGACCAACCCGCTGGCACCATCCTCGATGGCCGATATGAGTTGCAAAGCGGACTCGATCCACTCAAGGGTCGCCAACTCATCGCAAGCAACCCCGAGCTTTTCGCCTTCAGCTCCTACCGCTCCGAACTCGAATCCCTCCCCCAGGCCTACGATGCCGAAGAAACCGTCACTTCGAGCTACATCCTAGGACTCACCCAGATCGACGACTGGAGCATCGAAGCAGGCCTCCGGTACGAGCGCACGGAAACCGCCACTCGAGGGACGAACTCGATCCCGGAGGCGGTCAACGATCCCGATGAAGGCGCCTTCCTCAAAGAGCTGATCGATCCGAACAACGGAGACGTTTACGTCATAAAAGATCTGTATTCGGGAAACTCGTACGACAATCTCCTTCCCTCCGTCGAGATCGGGAAGGAGCTTTCGAGAGAATCCTCGATCAAAGCCTCCTACTTCCAGCTTCTGATGCGTCCACAGTACTTCAACATCGTAGACTACCGCCGCATCAGCGTCCCCACCCAGAGCATATCCGAGGGCAACCCTCTGCTTCAGCCGACCCTGATCGACAACTTTCGGCTCGCATGGACCATCGAAAACGAGCGCATCGGCGCGTTTTCCGCGGAAGCCTACTTGATCGAAATTGAAAACTTCTTCTACGGTGCCGTATCCACCGAGAGCATACTCGAAAACGGAGACGCGAAGGACTACCGCGTAAGCCGCGTGGAAAACGGCGATTCCGGAACCATCAAAGGCTTGCAGCTCCAATGGAAGAAGTCACTGCAAGGACCGCTCTTCTACGAGAAAGGCGACCTGAGCTTGGCCTACACCTACTCGGATTCCGAAGCTCAAGTCGCTACCCGTTCCGAGAGCATGCTCGTTCCGGAGCGGTCCGAGCACTTGCTGAAAGCGACCTTCAGCGGATCAGTCGGAAAGCTCAGAAACGATCTCACCGTCACCTACCAAAGCGCCGCCCTGGACGACGTAGGAACCAACGAGGAGGAAGACGTCTACCGCAAGGCCTTCATCACGACTTCGCTCAACACCAGCTACCAGCTAAGCGATGGCCGGTCGCTCTACCTAAGGCTTTCGAACCTCACCAACCATCCGGAACGCTCCTTCGAAAACTCGCCCTACCGCGTAAGCAGAAACCAATACAGCTCCTGGATCGGCGTCTTCGGATTTCGCCAACGCTTCTAG